The Pseudomonadota bacterium genome contains a region encoding:
- a CDS encoding TRAP transporter fused permease subunit has translation MSKSKQAASVTVEQKNKWHILTVITRWLAISLSAFQLYTGIFQLSAMNQRVPHVCIGVVLIFLIYPFRKAGRRQQAGVPSLLMATTVVLIGAYVLLNWFHKVGVAGQALPLNELIMGAVLIVLLIEAARRAVGWAFPLVAIGILIYAHFGEILPDIIAHKNYAWERIIGSMFITTDGIFGMLAGISATFIYLFILFGALLRAAGGGDFFIDLAYGLFGHVRGGPAKVAVVASSLFGMLSGSGTANVAGTGQITIPLMKKTGYSPTFAGAVETVASAGGLLMPPIMGSAVFIIMQNLGASYFTIIKAASLTAVLYYLGLFIMIDLEAQKIGLKGIPKEEITPLKKTFKEGWHFLIPVAVLIYFIVFAKVSVTRAAFWSCISIPLITLIRPGKRMTVKQILKGMEDGAYTALPVIVILALAGIVVGMVTLTGLGLMMSSVLIELAHGNLFFLLFLTMIASIILGMGVPPVAAYILLAILVVPALVRMGVYPLAAHLFVFYFSIVAGITPPMAPDAFIAAGISGAPMMKTAFTACRLA, from the coding sequence ATGAGCAAGAGCAAGCAGGCGGCATCGGTGACCGTTGAACAAAAAAATAAATGGCATATCCTTACGGTTATAACCCGCTGGCTGGCCATTAGTCTGAGCGCTTTCCAGTTATATACCGGAATTTTTCAGTTGTCGGCCATGAACCAGCGGGTACCGCATGTTTGCATCGGTGTAGTTTTAATTTTTTTAATCTATCCCTTTCGTAAGGCCGGTCGGCGCCAACAGGCTGGTGTGCCATCTTTACTGATGGCGACAACTGTGGTGCTGATCGGTGCTTATGTTCTTTTAAACTGGTTTCATAAAGTAGGGGTAGCTGGTCAAGCGCTGCCATTGAATGAACTTATCATGGGTGCTGTGCTGATTGTCCTGTTGATTGAAGCCGCTCGACGAGCGGTTGGCTGGGCTTTCCCCCTGGTAGCCATCGGTATCCTGATATACGCCCATTTTGGTGAAATTTTGCCGGATATTATTGCCCACAAGAATTATGCCTGGGAGCGTATCATTGGCAGTATGTTCATTACCACCGATGGTATTTTTGGCATGCTTGCCGGTATTTCCGCCACTTTTATCTACCTTTTCATTCTTTTCGGTGCTTTGCTGCGTGCCGCCGGTGGTGGTGATTTTTTTATTGATCTGGCTTATGGATTGTTCGGTCATGTACGTGGCGGACCGGCCAAAGTGGCGGTGGTAGCCAGTTCCCTGTTTGGGATGTTGTCTGGAAGTGGGACGGCGAATGTCGCCGGGACCGGTCAGATTACTATTCCCCTGATGAAAAAAACCGGTTACTCGCCAACTTTTGCCGGTGCGGTGGAAACGGTAGCCAGTGCCGGGGGGCTATTAATGCCGCCGATCATGGGCAGCGCCGTTTTCATTATTATGCAAAATCTGGGAGCCAGTTATTTTACCATTATTAAGGCTGCCAGTCTGACGGCGGTACTTTATTATCTGGGACTTTTCATTATGATTGATCTGGAAGCCCAGAAAATCGGCTTGAAAGGAATTCCCAAAGAAGAAATCACTCCTTTGAAAAAGACTTTTAAGGAAGGTTGGCATTTTTTGATTCCCGTTGCGGTTCTCATCTATTTCATTGTTTTTGCCAAGGTTTCAGTAACCAGGGCGGCATTCTGGTCCTGTATCAGTATTCCGTTGATTACCCTTATCCGCCCCGGCAAGCGAATGACCGTGAAACAGATATTAAAAGGCATGGAAGACGGGGCGTATACCGCTTTGCCGGTTATTGTCATCCTGGCTCTGGCTGGTATCGTTGTCGGCATGGTTACTTTGACCGGCCTTGGTTTGATGATGTCTTCGGTCCTCATTGAACTGGCCCACGGCAACCTGTTTTTTCTATTGTTTCTGACCATGATTGCTTCGATTATTCTGGGTATGGGGGTGCCGCCGGTTGCCGCCTATATTCTTCTGGCAATTTTGGTGGTTCCGGCTCTGGTTAGAATGGGAGTTTATCCTCTGGCGGCCCATTTATTTGTTTTTTATTTTTCCATTGTTGCCGGCATTACTCCCCCCATGGCTCCGGATGCCTTTATCGCTGCCGGTATTTCCGGCGCTCCGATGATGAAAACCGCTTTTACGGCTTGTCGCCTGGCG